One genomic region from Gossypium hirsutum isolate 1008001.06 chromosome D13, Gossypium_hirsutum_v2.1, whole genome shotgun sequence encodes:
- the LOC107945464 gene encoding uncharacterized protein, translated as MKDRGKAVEVYNGSSSSSDFVCKKHPQLSSNGICAYCLKDRLVKLVCSDCGEQRLSSCSCSEISSYPRISCTGEVGSVGRVSFLIENESKDQLLKGKINGGGEDKGEDGNFILKRSNSSCVEIKRKNGLWRLGRLFRKKREKYNGGNVKSVDYNNGVSRSRSLCSFRGGNGGGFFGSDDGSMNFSAARSSSISAARSSSVNGGLLGMDPDRKSGFSEPEPRKSGFDSDKRDSAFVESDVATDIKALRKAGGVFLDHETGFSTANRRVFSLKETYFTGGDDSAFIDLKFEFPSYDTPVEPGGSKSVQNGFVSDGGSMFGGGGSCRVSVDERGIKRSRKSFKGWKWIFKNNNPDWSSNRKKGGGDLMVNH; from the coding sequence ATGAAAGATAGAGGCAAAGCTGTGGAAGTATATAAcggttcatcatcatcatcagattTTGTTTGTAAGAAACACCCACAATTGTCTTCGAATGGGATATGTGCTTATTGTCTTAAAGATCGCTTAGTGAAATTGGTTTGTTCTGATTGCGGTGAACAACGATTGTCCTCATGTTCATGTTCTGAAATCTCTTCTTATCCTCGTATTTCATGTACTGGTGAAGTAGGCAGCGTTGGTCGTGTTTCGTTCTTAATAGAGAATGAAAGCAAAGACCAACTTTTGAAGGGGAAAATCAATGGTGGTGGTGAAGATAAAGGTGAAGATGGTAATTTTATTCTTAAAAGAAGTAACAGTAGCTGTGTTGAGATCAAAAGAAAAAATGGATTATGGAGATTAGGGAGATTGTTtaggaaaaaaagagagaaatacaATGGTGGGAATGTTAAGAGTGTTGATTATAACAACGGGGTATCAAGGTCTAGATCGTTGTGTAGTTTTAGGGGTGGTAATGGTGGTGGGTTCTTTGGATCGGATGATGGGTCGATGAACTTTTCAGCGGCGAGGAGCTCTTCCATATCGGCGGCGAGGAGTTCGAGCGTGAACGGTGGTCTGTTGGGCATGGATCCCGACAGAAAAAGTGGGTTTAGTGAGCCTGAACCGAGGAAAAGTGGGTTCGACAGTGATAAAAGAGACAGTGCTTTCGTGGAATCCGATGTTGCTACTGATATCAAAGCACTGAGAAAAGCTGGTGGTGTGTTCTTGGACCATGAAACTGGTTTCAGTACAGCAAACAGGCGTGTGTTTTCACTTAAAGAAACCTATTTCACTGGTGGGGATGATTCAGCCTTCATTGACTTGAAATTTGAGTTTCCATCATATGATACCCCTGTTGAACCTGGTGGTTCAAAATCAGTCCAAAATGGGTTTGTAAGTGATGGGGGTAGTATGTTTGGTGGTGGTGGTTCATGTAGGGTTAGTGTGGATGAAAGAGGGATTAAAAGGAGTAGGAAAAGTTTTAAAGGGTGGAAGTGGATTTTTAAGAATAATAATCCAGATTGGAGTAGTAACAGGAAGAAAGGTGGTGGTGATCTTATGGTTAAtcattga